A single Leptospira barantonii DNA region contains:
- a CDS encoding MarR family winged helix-turn-helix transcriptional regulator produces the protein MNSSKETKTSQLIDTAFAYYFHRTDRLLRLHFTKLMSDNNEDVTVEQWILLNQLNANGTASQTDLVDKTFKDRPNVTRLLDGLEKKELVQRVDDSEDRRKFKIVMTKKGKALLERTIPMMLKERKLIYKGLSPNDLQTLKRISETIEANVLDGRI, from the coding sequence ATGAACTCTTCCAAAGAAACAAAAACCTCACAACTCATCGACACCGCGTTCGCTTATTATTTTCATAGAACGGATCGTCTTTTGCGTCTGCATTTTACTAAGCTCATGTCCGACAACAACGAGGACGTCACCGTGGAACAATGGATTCTACTCAACCAACTCAACGCGAACGGCACAGCGTCCCAAACGGATCTCGTGGACAAAACGTTTAAGGACAGACCGAACGTTACTCGTCTTTTGGACGGATTGGAAAAAAAAGAACTGGTTCAACGGGTTGACGATTCCGAGGACAGAAGAAAGTTCAAGATCGTGATGACAAAAAAGGGAAAGGCTCTTTTGGAAAGAACGATTCCCATGATGTTGAAGGAACGAAAGCTGATCTACAAGGGACTCAGCCCGAACGATCTGCAAACCCTGAAAAGAATCTCCGAAACGATCGAAGCAAACGTGTTAGACGGAAGAATCTAA
- a CDS encoding KTSC domain-containing protein, translating to MMETHYISSPEIESVGYDEDNGDLLIRFREGNEQSFTKIRKEIYVALMQSGSKMEFVRKLIDGV from the coding sequence ATGATGGAAACCCATTACATATCATCTCCCGAAATCGAATCCGTGGGTTACGACGAGGACAACGGAGATCTGTTGATTCGATTCCGCGAAGGAAACGAACAAAGTTTCACGAAAATCCGGAAAGAAATCTACGTCGCTTTGATGCAATCCGGTTCCAAAATGGAATTTGTGCGTAAACTGATCGACGGCGTTTAA
- a CDS encoding polyhydroxyalkanoate synthesis regulator DNA-binding domain-containing protein — MKLLKRYANRRLYDPETSKTITLEDVAEMIINGEEIRVIDNMSGSDITPKILGQTFLKVSLGQRNEEFSNFMLSALIRETGKDISSLFGRLVLGGIGASYLTRDRLEKILQSMISLGELKLEMATEYRDDLLTHMASRASENKLRIQEDLKKIGKELEESTETDLPLEDLSEKIRKIAESVKEKEA; from the coding sequence ATGAAACTTCTGAAACGATACGCGAACCGAAGACTCTACGACCCCGAGACGAGTAAAACGATTACTCTCGAAGACGTCGCGGAGATGATCATCAACGGAGAAGAAATCCGCGTGATCGATAATATGTCCGGTTCCGATATCACTCCGAAAATTCTCGGACAAACGTTTTTGAAAGTTTCTCTCGGTCAAAGAAACGAAGAATTTTCCAACTTCATGCTTTCCGCTTTGATCCGCGAAACCGGTAAGGACATCAGCTCCTTGTTCGGTCGTCTTGTCCTCGGCGGAATCGGCGCGAGTTATCTGACACGGGATCGTTTGGAAAAAATTCTCCAGTCGATGATTTCGCTCGGCGAACTTAAACTCGAGATGGCCACCGAATACCGGGACGATCTTTTGACTCACATGGCCAGCAGGGCCTCCGAAAACAAACTTCGTATCCAAGAAGACCTCAAAAAAATCGGAAAAGAGCTGGAAGAATCCACCGAAACCGATCTACCATTGGAAGACCTATCCGAAAAAATCCGCAAAATTGCAGAAAGTGTAAAAGAAAAGGAAGCCTGA
- a CDS encoding HEAT repeat domain-containing protein: MFKNISISIILFSISVLPLFAGGDKAVEYADRAYFEQIRKLESGSYEEKVDAADYLKFVSNKLAVRPLLNALRGNPKVPKSLENHPYLKFTIAQALSMMDQEIAIKPTIEEYKKIEPTILEKDEPYFTSKDDYTMVIAAGEILRTIGSYPYAKESEDVLVNALSHPNFYIRASAADGLKFMNRKETVNFLVSTLEKEKNDFTKAALLNSIVNIMKVADKSFYALCDMIKSENPSVRYRVSMALGEVDLKAAEFYLRQALLVEDKQNVRDQIRKDLATVLGFKLPTISVLSVE; encoded by the coding sequence ATGTTTAAGAATATTTCGATCTCTATCATTTTGTTTTCTATCAGTGTTTTGCCTTTATTTGCCGGTGGCGATAAGGCGGTAGAATACGCCGATAGAGCCTATTTCGAACAGATCCGCAAACTTGAATCCGGTTCTTACGAAGAGAAAGTGGACGCGGCCGATTATCTCAAATTCGTCAGCAACAAACTCGCGGTTCGCCCTCTTTTAAACGCGCTTCGCGGAAATCCAAAAGTTCCGAAGTCGCTTGAAAATCATCCTTATTTAAAATTCACGATCGCTCAGGCTCTTTCCATGATGGATCAGGAAATCGCGATCAAACCTACGATCGAAGAATACAAAAAGATCGAACCGACCATTTTGGAAAAGGACGAACCGTATTTTACGTCTAAGGACGATTATACGATGGTCATCGCCGCCGGTGAAATTTTAAGAACGATCGGAAGTTATCCGTACGCTAAGGAATCCGAAGACGTTCTCGTAAACGCTCTCAGTCATCCGAACTTTTATATCCGCGCGTCCGCGGCCGACGGTTTGAAATTTATGAACCGCAAGGAAACCGTAAACTTTCTCGTTTCCACTTTGGAAAAGGAAAAGAACGATTTCACAAAAGCGGCTCTTCTCAACTCGATCGTGAATATTATGAAAGTTGCGGATAAAAGTTTTTACGCTCTTTGTGATATGATTAAAAGCGAGAATCCTTCCGTACGTTATAGAGTTTCTATGGCTCTCGGCGAAGTGGATTTGAAAGCCGCGGAATTTTATCTTCGTCAGGCGCTTTTGGTCGAGGATAAACAAAACGTTCGCGATCAGATTCGTAAGGATTTGGCGACCGTTCTCGGGTTTAAACTTCCCACGATTTCGGTTCTTTCCGTCGAATAA
- a CDS encoding MFS transporter, producing MSFLKKKIITRTILVLSFVSLLTDIASEMLYPILPIYLKEIGFSILLIGILEGVAEATAGFSKGSFGRMSDLSGKRLPFVRWGYLLSAASKPMMTFFLSPVWVFFVRTVDRLGKGIRTAARDAMLSDETDAENKGKVFGFHRSMDTFGAVLGPVSALVFLYFYPGSYKELFLLAFIPGFLAIAFTFLIREKSKPPKVDSSREEYSIFLFFKYWKLAPESYKNLCKGILFFTLFNGSDIFLLLRLKEAGLSDSLSIGAYIFYNLIYALAAYPLGVIGDKIGLKKLFLFGLIAYTIAYWSMGYGSASWILWGSFGVYGIYAASTEGVSKAWITNLVPKTETATALGTFNAFQSVCMILASSITGYLWTNWNSSVALGVSGVASLFAGFFLFFSKEVESENSR from the coding sequence ATGTCGTTTCTCAAAAAGAAAATCATCACGAGAACGATTCTCGTATTATCCTTTGTCAGTCTTTTAACGGATATAGCTTCCGAGATGTTGTATCCGATTCTTCCCATCTACTTAAAAGAAATCGGATTTTCCATTTTACTGATCGGAATTTTAGAAGGTGTGGCGGAAGCGACCGCAGGATTCAGCAAGGGTTCCTTCGGAAGAATGTCCGACCTAAGCGGCAAACGATTGCCGTTCGTACGATGGGGTTATCTTTTGAGCGCGGCTTCCAAACCGATGATGACGTTCTTTCTTTCGCCGGTTTGGGTTTTCTTTGTGCGAACCGTCGATCGATTGGGAAAAGGAATTCGAACCGCGGCACGAGACGCAATGCTTTCCGATGAAACGGATGCGGAAAACAAGGGCAAAGTTTTCGGATTTCACAGATCCATGGACACGTTCGGAGCGGTGTTAGGGCCCGTATCCGCGCTTGTATTTCTTTACTTCTATCCCGGTTCTTATAAGGAATTGTTTTTATTGGCGTTTATTCCCGGGTTCTTGGCGATCGCGTTTACGTTTTTGATTCGCGAAAAATCAAAACCTCCCAAAGTGGATTCAAGCAGGGAAGAATATTCCATTTTTCTGTTTTTCAAATATTGGAAACTGGCTCCGGAATCCTATAAGAATCTTTGTAAAGGAATTCTATTCTTTACACTTTTCAACGGCTCGGACATATTCCTGCTCCTAAGATTGAAGGAAGCGGGATTGAGCGATTCACTTTCGATCGGTGCTTATATCTTTTACAATCTCATATACGCACTCGCCGCTTATCCGCTCGGAGTGATCGGAGATAAGATCGGACTAAAAAAATTATTTCTGTTCGGCTTAATAGCCTACACGATCGCGTATTGGAGCATGGGTTACGGAAGCGCTTCTTGGATTCTTTGGGGATCGTTCGGAGTTTACGGAATTTACGCGGCGTCCACCGAAGGAGTTTCCAAAGCCTGGATCACGAACCTTGTTCCCAAAACGGAAACTGCGACGGCGCTCGGAACCTTCAACGCGTTTCAAAGCGTCTGTATGATTCTTGCGAGTTCGATCACCGGTTATCTTTGGACAAACTGGAATTCTTCCGTTGCTCTCGGAGTTTCCGGAGTCGCATCTTTGTTCGCGGGATTCTTTCTTTTCTTTTCCAAAGAAGTGGAAAGCGAAAATTCTCGTTGA
- a CDS encoding metal-dependent hydrolase, translating into MKKPFTKTIDGQAPSVRKMDFEGLENLPRHYFNDNSIMTHALNSFHVIFPEGERYFIRSVKPFQDKIQDESLKNRVKSFIGQEVQHGKEHERVWDSIRKVNLPLDRIARFYHFTAFKVIFPFFRFLFGPKIDLAITAALEHYTATLGEISLKYDLSRDAHGDMRKLLVWHACEEIEHKSVVYDVLQASAPSYFLRIFGFAIATVLLWSYAILFQYWFLIADPEVSWKKFRSDRDYARKHMRTAVPPLFYGCLKYFKPGFHPDQMGGYDLAESSLAAL; encoded by the coding sequence ATGAAAAAACCGTTTACCAAAACGATCGACGGACAAGCTCCTTCTGTTCGTAAGATGGACTTCGAAGGTTTGGAAAATCTTCCCAGACATTATTTCAACGATAACTCGATCATGACGCACGCGCTCAACAGCTTTCACGTGATCTTTCCGGAAGGGGAAAGATATTTTATTCGAAGCGTAAAACCGTTTCAGGATAAGATTCAGGACGAATCCCTAAAGAATCGCGTGAAATCGTTCATCGGTCAAGAGGTTCAACACGGAAAGGAACACGAACGGGTTTGGGATTCCATCCGTAAGGTCAATCTTCCCTTGGATAGAATCGCGAGATTTTATCACTTCACCGCTTTCAAGGTGATCTTTCCTTTTTTCCGTTTTCTTTTCGGTCCTAAGATCGATCTTGCGATCACCGCCGCTCTCGAACACTACACGGCCACGTTAGGCGAAATATCTTTGAAATACGATCTGTCCCGCGACGCGCACGGAGACATGAGAAAACTTCTCGTTTGGCACGCTTGCGAAGAGATCGAGCACAAGTCGGTCGTATACGACGTGCTTCAAGCGTCGGCTCCGAGTTATTTCCTGAGAATTTTCGGTTTTGCGATCGCCACCGTTCTTCTTTGGTCTTATGCGATTTTGTTTCAGTATTGGTTTTTGATCGCAGATCCCGAAGTTTCCTGGAAGAAATTCAGAAGCGATCGAGACTACGCGCGCAAACACATGCGGACCGCGGTGCCTCCGCTATTTTACGGTTGTCTAAAATACTTTAAGCCGGGTTTTCATCCGGATCAAATGGGCGGATACGATTTGGCGGAATCGAGTCTGGCGGCCTTGTAA
- a CDS encoding DUF1569 domain-containing protein: MQTSSSNPKNPNGLSRKEFIRVSTKAALIAGVSGTVLSSTTACNSGPKGIVSKDIRYSSLAQALTELETFNKLNAILGYGDWDAGKVFLHCAQSIEYSIQGYPENKSALFQNTIGKLVFLKFSSSGKMSHDLEAPIPGATPIKTDTNWKESLSLLKETILKFQVYGGELKPHFAYGSLSKEEYDQAHAMHLANHFSFLTFES; this comes from the coding sequence ATCCAAACGTCATCCTCGAATCCTAAAAATCCGAACGGACTATCCAGAAAAGAATTCATTCGCGTTTCCACAAAGGCCGCTCTAATCGCGGGCGTAAGCGGAACGGTTTTATCCTCCACAACTGCCTGCAATTCCGGACCGAAAGGAATCGTAAGTAAGGATATTCGTTATTCTTCCCTTGCACAAGCGTTGACCGAACTTGAAACATTCAATAAATTGAATGCAATTCTCGGTTACGGAGATTGGGACGCGGGAAAAGTGTTTCTTCACTGCGCTCAGTCGATCGAGTATTCGATCCAGGGTTATCCCGAAAACAAAAGCGCTCTCTTTCAAAACACGATCGGAAAACTCGTATTTCTAAAATTCTCCTCTTCCGGAAAAATGTCGCACGATTTGGAAGCGCCGATTCCGGGAGCGACTCCGATCAAAACCGATACGAACTGGAAGGAAAGTCTTTCGTTATTGAAGGAAACCATTCTGAAGTTTCAGGTATACGGAGGAGAATTAAAACCTCATTTCGCATACGGAAGTTTATCCAAGGAAGAATACGATCAAGCGCACGCGATGCATCTCGCGAATCATTTTAGTTTCCTGACGTTCGAGTCTTGA
- a CDS encoding DUF962 domain-containing protein, whose product MRTIEQWLTEYAESHQNIVNKRIHWIAVPTIMFTLLGMLWSIPSETIQSFLPESLGQARLFLNWATIFVLITGIFYLRLSIPMFLGMMAMVAIMLTGVYYISLAGITTLISTSVGIFVVAWIFQFIGHKVEGKKPSFFKDLQFLLIGPAWCLSYFYKKVGISY is encoded by the coding sequence ATGAGAACGATAGAACAATGGCTTACCGAGTACGCGGAAAGTCACCAGAACATAGTCAATAAAAGAATTCACTGGATCGCTGTACCGACCATTATGTTTACCTTGCTCGGAATGCTCTGGTCCATTCCGTCGGAAACCATTCAAAGTTTTCTACCCGAGTCCTTGGGTCAGGCGAGATTGTTTTTAAACTGGGCGACCATCTTCGTTTTAATCACCGGAATTTTTTATCTCAGACTTTCCATTCCGATGTTTTTAGGAATGATGGCTATGGTCGCGATCATGCTGACCGGAGTTTATTATATTTCTCTCGCCGGTATTACCACTTTGATCAGCACCTCCGTGGGAATTTTCGTAGTGGCTTGGATCTTCCAGTTTATCGGCCACAAGGTAGAAGGAAAAAAACCTTCCTTCTTTAAGGATCTTCAATTTTTGTTGATCGGACCCGCTTGGTGTCTGAGCTACTTCTATAAAAAAGTAGGAATTTCCTATTAA
- a CDS encoding helix-turn-helix transcriptional regulator, producing the protein MIGSNVLVTGVPISNELHEHYSASLLLSKGEPFRFRTGESDWIESKAIFVRPNVEQQLEAPNEDIFIIHFDPDSVRIQDAVFDFSPEYLELKPEVYAKILKFLVPPATGEEAVQLWKKILNELDPNENGRKVRDSRIEQVVRKIADTIPDNLPLEELTSSTGLSESRLMHLFKEEVGIPMRKYVQWLRIKTCVLSLSHGNSLTVASHEAGFADQAHMSRTFREMFGLKPSLFLKNSSSVQVIFCKIEDDERL; encoded by the coding sequence TTGATCGGCTCCAACGTACTCGTAACCGGAGTTCCGATCAGCAACGAATTGCACGAACACTACAGCGCTTCCCTACTTTTGAGCAAAGGGGAACCTTTCCGTTTTAGAACGGGAGAATCGGATTGGATAGAATCCAAGGCGATCTTCGTACGCCCGAACGTGGAACAACAACTCGAAGCTCCGAACGAGGACATATTCATCATTCACTTCGATCCGGACAGCGTACGCATTCAGGATGCGGTTTTCGATTTTAGTCCGGAATATCTGGAATTAAAACCTGAAGTATATGCAAAAATTCTAAAATTCTTAGTTCCTCCCGCAACGGGGGAAGAAGCCGTCCAGCTCTGGAAAAAAATTCTAAACGAACTCGATCCGAACGAAAACGGGCGTAAGGTCCGAGATTCGAGAATCGAACAAGTCGTCCGAAAAATCGCGGATACGATTCCGGACAATCTCCCCCTGGAAGAATTGACCTCGTCCACGGGTTTATCCGAAAGCAGATTGATGCATTTGTTTAAGGAAGAGGTCGGAATTCCGATGCGAAAATACGTTCAATGGCTTCGAATCAAAACCTGCGTGCTTTCTCTTTCCCACGGAAATTCTTTGACGGTCGCTTCTCACGAAGCCGGTTTCGCGGACCAGGCCCACATGAGCCGGACTTTTCGAGAAATGTTCGGTTTGAAACCTTCCCTTTTTTTGAAAAATAGCAGTTCCGTTCAAGTAATCTTCTGCAAAATCGAGGATGATGAGCGACTCTAA
- a CDS encoding STAS domain-containing protein, translated as MQKTTSGGLASKDELSVREITDSHVQGVLKKNMAILKTTGEISLFSAKKFKEAMTERIENGVNIFLVDLSDTSHIDSSGLAAFISTQARLFKEAQGKIIIYSVPMHLQKIFELTKLDKLIGITIDLDAAIDKAMA; from the coding sequence ATGCAAAAAACAACTTCTGGCGGACTCGCATCCAAAGACGAACTTTCCGTTCGAGAAATCACCGACTCGCACGTGCAGGGAGTTCTTAAAAAGAATATGGCGATCTTGAAAACTACCGGAGAAATCAGCTTATTCTCCGCAAAAAAATTCAAGGAAGCGATGACCGAACGAATCGAAAACGGGGTGAATATCTTTTTAGTGGATTTATCCGATACTTCCCATATCGATTCCTCCGGTTTGGCGGCTTTTATCAGCACACAAGCCAGACTTTTTAAGGAAGCTCAGGGGAAGATCATCATCTATTCCGTGCCGATGCACCTTCAAAAGATTTTCGAACTTACCAAACTCGACAAATTGATAGGAATCACGATCGACCTCGACGCGGCTATCGACAAGGCGATGGCCTAA
- a CDS encoding LB_137 family protein yields MSRILLILTILLFSIEIAAHRIILKTGEEISGKVTDNDPTLEEITIQTGDGERKIKKSEISEMRFEEAGNILCLELDEDPKRVCTYKITRINAQTLFYVTEEGEYLRVAIERVKYAKITEPSPRILQQLSKTEIKFIVSSETDDDILSKLSILNDESIMLTKGEIETPIIVENKNITKIVYKLEEPVVKNPASGLVLWDYLIPGYYLKRNEYVKSGYAMMALTGLFAFGAAYEYYSGMNVKEKQPLLLPQDNGTFLLFDQDNSEYSKHKQLNHLFLISLSLTYIFNTALISFPAMFSIVATEKAVPQAVVPVPQAMMREKNIEFKMTYNF; encoded by the coding sequence GTGAGCAGAATTCTTTTGATACTAACGATTCTCCTTTTTTCGATCGAGATCGCGGCGCATAGGATCATCCTAAAAACGGGTGAAGAAATTTCCGGTAAGGTTACGGATAACGATCCGACCTTGGAAGAGATCACGATCCAAACCGGAGACGGCGAAAGAAAAATCAAAAAAAGCGAAATCTCCGAAATGAGATTCGAGGAAGCGGGAAACATTCTCTGTCTTGAATTGGACGAAGATCCGAAACGTGTTTGTACATACAAGATCACTAGGATCAACGCACAAACCTTGTTCTACGTCACCGAAGAGGGAGAATATCTTCGCGTCGCGATCGAAAGGGTGAAATACGCGAAGATCACCGAACCTTCTCCGAGAATTCTTCAACAGCTTTCCAAAACCGAAATTAAGTTCATCGTTTCCTCCGAAACGGACGACGACATTCTTTCCAAACTTTCGATCCTCAACGACGAATCGATCATGTTGACCAAAGGCGAAATCGAAACCCCGATCATAGTAGAAAATAAGAATATTACTAAAATCGTATACAAGCTGGAAGAACCGGTCGTCAAAAATCCGGCGAGCGGCCTTGTGCTCTGGGATTATCTGATTCCCGGTTATTATCTCAAAAGAAACGAATACGTAAAATCCGGTTACGCGATGATGGCACTTACCGGTTTATTCGCTTTCGGAGCGGCGTACGAATATTATTCGGGGATGAACGTGAAAGAAAAACAACCCCTTCTTTTGCCTCAGGACAACGGAACTTTTCTTTTGTTCGATCAGGACAATTCCGAATATTCCAAACACAAACAACTCAATCACCTTTTTCTAATATCCTTATCATTGACTTATATTTTCAACACGGCGTTGATCTCGTTTCCCGCCATGTTCTCCATTGTTGCGACCGAAAAAGCCGTTCCACAGGCGGTGGTTCCGGTTCCGCAGGCGATGATGAGAGAAAAGAACATCGAATTTAAAATGACGTATAACTTTTAG
- a CDS encoding SpoIIE family protein phosphatase, with protein sequence MKRSLRLQIISIYSLLTVINLTFVAVMIFENQTDLLIDNFTLESDQIARKILKKIEGMESLNYEDPEKLAEIESKLLSIGIENFSVISVEDRSVEKFKINLEHGNRISIDYLKGKLATIINAKEAINSSYDIELDSKNFIVNLIFYLTEKTFLVSQVKVKEILDRLNSLYIQLGLLLLWGVVFHILFGIFLYRKIFVRLFILKEVSETMSTGDLSARAQWNFSSKDELDLLGSTFNGMVERIAEQVESLEFKNQQIQTELEIGKNVQECLLPGRRRKFNLITADIYYKPMREVSGDIYDILEINDDRTGFFLADATGHGVSAALITSIIHFNIENIMKETVNPSFIFTRLSEKLFDTLQGSFFATGIFVLFDKEGYAYFCSAGHNPIYYYRKNKGKIVTLNSTGHILGIGIPEEYEVLKIKTEPGDKILIYTDGILDATAPTGEQFGDDRLLEVFQANVHQEAKQITNEIKKEMDVFADHFPDDVTFGIIEIQ encoded by the coding sequence ATGAAACGATCACTGCGACTTCAGATAATCTCGATCTATTCTTTACTAACAGTGATCAATCTTACGTTCGTTGCGGTCATGATCTTTGAAAATCAGACCGATTTGCTGATCGATAACTTCACTCTGGAATCGGATCAGATCGCCAGAAAGATTCTTAAAAAAATCGAAGGTATGGAATCCTTAAACTATGAGGATCCGGAAAAACTCGCGGAGATCGAAAGCAAACTTCTCAGCATCGGAATCGAAAACTTTTCCGTAATTTCGGTGGAAGATCGTTCCGTTGAAAAGTTTAAGATCAATCTCGAACACGGCAATCGGATTTCGATCGATTATCTCAAAGGAAAACTCGCAACGATCATCAACGCGAAGGAAGCGATCAACAGTTCTTACGATATCGAACTCGATTCCAAAAACTTCATCGTAAATCTTATCTTCTATCTTACGGAAAAAACTTTTTTAGTCTCCCAGGTTAAGGTTAAAGAAATTCTCGACCGCCTCAATTCCTTATACATTCAGCTCGGTCTTCTGCTTCTTTGGGGCGTAGTCTTTCACATTCTTTTCGGAATCTTTCTCTATAGAAAAATTTTCGTTCGTTTATTCATCCTAAAGGAAGTCAGCGAAACGATGTCCACCGGCGATCTAAGCGCGCGCGCTCAATGGAACTTTTCATCCAAAGACGAATTGGATCTTCTCGGAAGTACGTTCAACGGAATGGTGGAAAGAATCGCGGAACAGGTGGAAAGTCTCGAATTCAAAAACCAACAGATTCAAACGGAACTCGAAATCGGTAAGAACGTTCAGGAATGTCTTCTTCCCGGTCGCAGAAGAAAATTTAATCTGATCACCGCGGACATCTACTACAAACCGATGCGTGAAGTCAGCGGCGATATCTACGACATTCTGGAAATCAACGACGATCGAACCGGATTCTTTCTCGCGGACGCGACCGGTCACGGAGTTTCCGCGGCTTTGATCACTTCGATCATTCACTTCAATATCGAAAACATCATGAAGGAAACGGTGAACCCTTCGTTTATCTTCACTCGACTCAGTGAAAAACTTTTCGATACCCTGCAAGGTTCCTTCTTCGCTACCGGAATTTTCGTGTTGTTCGACAAGGAAGGTTACGCTTACTTCTGCAGTGCGGGTCACAACCCGATCTACTATTACCGCAAGAACAAAGGGAAGATTGTCACTCTCAATTCGACCGGTCATATCCTCGGAATCGGAATTCCGGAAGAATACGAGGTTCTTAAGATTAAAACCGAACCAGGCGATAAGATTCTGATTTATACGGACGGAATTTTGGACGCCACCGCGCCGACCGGAGAACAGTTCGGTGACGACCGTCTTTTAGAAGTGTTTCAAGCCAACGTTCATCAGGAAGCGAAGCAGATCACGAACGAGATCAAAAAAGAAATGGATGTATTTGCGGATCATTTCCCGGACGACGTTACCTTTGGAATCATCGAAATTCAATAA
- a CDS encoding c-type cytochrome encodes MKIFGIILKRTLLTLLLIVIGALSFLFLKFPDVGEKQEIKIAHTPEQVKRGEYLVKHMAACMGCHTGDRDPNKLYFPVINNVGAGNLRLAEDNFGLPGTFYSKNITSASSGLGNWTDTEIFYAITSGVSKDGSPLFPIMPYLNYSQMDREDIHSIIAYLRTLTPIENKIEKSSLKFPVNLIVRTIPKAPEFQKKPDPKDSVAYGKYVVTFAGCDDCHTQRVEGKVVEGFEFAGGTSFPIPTGGIVRSANLTPDRKTGIGNWTKENFIARFKANEQRAKANPNIIPGEFNSVMPWLEYSGMNDQDLGAIYDYLMSLKAVPNSVKIFEK; translated from the coding sequence ATGAAAATTTTCGGAATTATTTTAAAGAGAACTCTTCTTACACTTTTGCTCATCGTGATCGGAGCTCTGAGTTTTCTCTTTTTAAAGTTTCCGGACGTGGGCGAAAAACAAGAAATCAAAATCGCACATACGCCGGAACAGGTAAAAAGGGGCGAATACCTCGTAAAACATATGGCCGCCTGTATGGGATGTCATACCGGAGACAGAGACCCAAACAAACTTTATTTTCCAGTGATCAACAACGTGGGCGCAGGAAATCTAAGACTCGCTGAAGACAACTTCGGCCTTCCTGGAACCTTCTATTCAAAAAACATAACGTCTGCTTCCAGCGGCTTGGGCAATTGGACGGACACGGAAATTTTTTACGCGATCACCTCCGGTGTTTCCAAAGACGGAAGCCCCCTCTTTCCGATTATGCCTTACTTGAATTATTCTCAGATGGATCGCGAAGATATACATTCCATCATCGCATATTTGAGAACGTTAACCCCCATTGAAAACAAAATCGAGAAATCCAGTCTCAAGTTCCCGGTGAACCTCATCGTAAGAACGATTCCCAAAGCCCCTGAGTTTCAAAAGAAACCCGATCCGAAAGATTCCGTAGCGTACGGAAAATACGTAGTCACCTTTGCAGGTTGCGACGACTGCCACACTCAAAGAGTAGAAGGAAAAGTCGTCGAAGGTTTTGAATTTGCGGGAGGAACTTCCTTTCCGATTCCTACCGGAGGAATCGTAAGAAGCGCAAACCTCACACCGGATCGCAAAACCGGAATCGGAAATTGGACCAAGGAAAATTTCATCGCAAGATTCAAAGCCAACGAACAAAGAGCTAAAGCAAATCCTAATATTATACCGGGAGAATTCAACAGCGTTATGCCTTGGTTGGAATACTCGGGCATGAACGACCAGGATCTCGGAGCGATCTACGATTATCTGATGAGTTTGAAAGCGGTTCCTAATTCCGTTAAGATTTTCGAAAAATAA